The following nucleotide sequence is from Nitrospira sp..
TATGGCCGGAGCCCACCGCGCGAGCCCTTGCCGTACGCGCGGTGCATAACGGGACCGACATCGCGTTTTTGCTTGAGTGGCAGGACAATACGAAAAACGACCGGTTGACCCCCGGGACTTTCCGGGACGGAGTGGCGCTGGGGCTTCCACTCGGTGACGCACCGGCATTTTTCTGCATGGGACAATTGGATCACTATATCAATATCTGGCACTGGAAAGCCGATTGGCAGAGCGATATCGATCGGCGTGCCGCCAGGACAACCGAGAAAGACAAGGGAGGGAGCGGCGAACCTCGGCGGTTCGAGGTGATTCCACGTCGCGCCTCTTCGGTAGAGGATCTGATCGGCGGCGGTTTCAGCACGCTGACCACCAAGGAGAAACAGGGACGCGTGCAGGGCAAGGCTACATGGAAAGACGGGACGTGGCATGTCGTGATGCGGCGCCCCTTGTCCAGCGAGGAGCAGGATAACGAGGCCAAGCTGATTCCCGGACGGATTCAGGCCGTCTCTTTTGCCGTCTGGAATGGTGAGAACAAAGAACGGAACGGTCAGAAAGCGGTGGCGCCGTGGTTCCAACTGGCCTTGGACCCAGCCACAAAAATGTAATCGCTCTTGATAGGATGAAATCAGTGTCGGATGCGTAGCGATGCATCTGATGCGAATGAGGCGAGCCCATTGGAGGAGAGATCTCGACAGCATCCACGGTTCTTCACAACAGCCCTTTCGTTCGGAAGGGCTGTTTTTGTGTGCAGCATGATCAGCATGGCCATGGGAGCGGTGGGACAGGTGGAAGCTGCAAGCCATACGAATGGTGAGATGACGGCCGAGGAAGCCATGCAATTGGGGGAAGAGTTCGGAATTGCCGTGGGAGAAGTGGACGAAGAGATTCAGAAGGAGTTGAAGCTCCAGCGTCCCGAGGGGGTGGCCGTATTTGAGGTCATCGGCAATTCCCGGGCGGACTACGCCGGGATCAAGGTCCGGTCTGTGATCAAAGAGATCGATAAGAAGGAAGTCCGCAACCTGCTCGATTTCGGCAAGGCGATCAAGTCGGCCATGAAGGAATGCAACTTTACCGTGGGCACCTATGAGCCGGCCGATCCAGGTGATCCGGTCGGGTGGGGCGTCAATTTTCATTTCGTGGGCTGCAAACGCGACTGACCAGAGTGGGGTACGACAGGGCGTGACTCATCAGGGGCGATTCGTACACAAATTGGCGATGGGGGTGCTGTTGTTCGTGATCGTGATGGTGAACATCACGTTTCATGAACGTGCGATCGCTCAGAAATCAGATGGCCAGGCGCCGGCCGATTGGGTGACCGAGATCGAGAAGGTGTTCATTCGGTCGGAGGACTGCAAACAATGTCACGATCGGCATTATGAAGAATGGAAGGGCATGCGGGAGCAAACACCGGACTTGAAGACGTTCGGCCGCGTGGATGCCGCGCTGCTTCACGGCACCTCGTTCGAGTCGCCGGTGTTCCGCACCGTGTTGGGCCTCTGGATGCAGACCAATCCTTCTCTGGAGGAGCGGCAACGTTGCCTGGCCTGCCATGCGCCGGCCGTGACGGTGTTTCCGCAACATGCCGAAAAAATTGCGGCCCAGGTGTTGTCGGGCAAACCGCAAATCGAAGGAATCGGATGCGCCTCCTGTCATTTGGTGAATGCGGTTGAAACGACGCCCCTTCCACCGCCCACCTACAAACTCCAGCCCGGTGAAGTGCTCTACGGGCCCTATGCCGACCCGGAAGAAAATCTGGTGCATTCAGCCACCCAGTCCTCGCTGTTCCGCGGAGCGAATTTCTGTGCGTCCTGCCATTTCGATAAGGTGAAGGATGTCACGCAGAAGGACCTGCCGGGTGAAATTCTGCAAGGGACCATCTGTCAGGATTGCCATATGGAGCCTTCGACCGGGAGTTCCACCTCGAGACGTGGCGCCATGACGCGGGCGATTGGCCGGCATTGGTTTCGCGGGGTCGTCATTCCAGGGACCTTGTTGAAGAACCGCAATCTGCAGGCTGAGTGGATGCCGCGTATCGACCTGGACGCGACCAAGTCCGGGACGAGTGTCGAGGGAACAGTGCTGGTCAAGGTGGGCAGCCTCCCGCACAGTTTCCCTGACGGGGATCCTGTTTTGAAACAATTCTTCCTGTCGATCGCGGTCAAAGACGCACAGGGACAACAGCTGGCAGAAGAGACGAAGCGGTTCGGCCTGGACTATGACAAGATTTTGCGGGGCCCGATTCCAGATCCCTTCATCAAAGGTGGTCATACGCGGCGGGTGCCCTTCTCGCTGCCGCTGAAGACTCCCGGAGAGGCGGCGACGATCGAGGTCGTCTTGAATTACGCCCTCATCCCGGAACCGGATGCCGCGTTGAAAGAACGTTACCTAGCGACGCTCGCCACGGATCAGGAACGTGCCGCTGCCAAGCAGGTCATCGACGAATATATTCAGCCTCGTCTGCTGACCTATCGGGTCAAGCCGCTGTGAGGAGCCGTTCCGGTGCCGGGTTGCGGCGGCGAGGAGCGTACCATGTCTGGAGGAACGACCGACGGTGAAGAATCGAAGAGACGTACTGCGGGGTACCGTCATCGCGGTAGTGCTATCGGCGATGGCTCTGCTCAGTTACGGCGTACAGCAGGGATTGGCCCAGGATGCCAAGACCCAGGCGACGATCGAAAAGGCGTTCCCCAATTCGAGCAAATG
It contains:
- a CDS encoding PDZ domain-containing protein — protein: MISMAMGAVGQVEAASHTNGEMTAEEAMQLGEEFGIAVGEVDEEIQKELKLQRPEGVAVFEVIGNSRADYAGIKVRSVIKEIDKKEVRNLLDFGKAIKSAMKECNFTVGTYEPADPGDPVGWGVNFHFVGCKRD